In the Muricauda sp. MAR_2010_75 genome, one interval contains:
- a CDS encoding permease translates to MNQFLHEWGKAAYTSLGFFWMALWAFALGYLISSMIQVFITEKRMQRVMGDKGAKSILLGTFFGFISSSCSFSALATSKSLFKKGASFVSSIAFLLASTNLVIELGIIISIFLGWQFVVGEYVGGVLLILSSWVLIRIINPKKLIQSAKKRLDASGKEHSDETSFTEKISSHENWAKVGKQYGMEWKMVWKDVTVGFTIAGIVAAFVPDSFFQTLFINTGQGQQSFGFFTLLEHVVVGPVAAFLTFIGSMGNIPLAALLYGKGVSFAGVMAFIFSDLVVFPVLRINAKYYGWKMSLFILFLLFTSLVAASLLLHYGFDFFNLIPQGTDKGITEKEHFSTNYTFFLNLAFMLLSGLMLYFGFFKWKNVKHHKEMAPKSPLLEKTLKWIAIVCYLWLAVGMILKFTI, encoded by the coding sequence ATGAATCAATTTCTACACGAATGGGGCAAGGCGGCTTATACCAGTTTAGGATTCTTTTGGATGGCCCTATGGGCCTTTGCCCTAGGCTATTTAATAAGCTCCATGATCCAAGTTTTCATTACTGAAAAAAGAATGCAGCGTGTGATGGGAGACAAAGGGGCAAAAAGCATTTTGCTGGGTACTTTTTTTGGTTTTATAAGCAGTTCCTGTAGTTTTTCGGCACTTGCCACCTCAAAATCACTGTTTAAAAAGGGAGCCAGTTTTGTTTCCTCCATTGCATTTTTATTGGCATCCACCAATCTGGTCATTGAACTTGGGATCATCATTTCCATCTTTTTGGGATGGCAGTTTGTGGTTGGGGAATATGTGGGCGGAGTTTTGCTTATTCTATCCAGTTGGGTACTCATCCGAATCATCAATCCAAAGAAATTGATCCAAAGTGCAAAAAAGCGTCTTGACGCATCGGGTAAAGAACATTCGGACGAGACCTCCTTCACTGAAAAGATAAGCTCACATGAAAATTGGGCCAAAGTGGGCAAACAGTATGGCATGGAGTGGAAAATGGTCTGGAAAGATGTTACCGTAGGGTTTACCATTGCGGGCATTGTTGCCGCTTTTGTCCCCGATTCCTTTTTTCAAACCCTATTCATCAATACGGGTCAAGGCCAACAATCGTTCGGATTTTTCACCCTGCTGGAACATGTTGTAGTTGGTCCAGTAGCTGCATTTTTAACGTTTATTGGATCAATGGGGAATATTCCCCTAGCAGCTTTACTTTACGGCAAAGGCGTAAGTTTTGCTGGAGTTATGGCATTTATTTTCAGTGATTTAGTGGTGTTTCCCGTATTGCGAATCAATGCCAAATACTACGGTTGGAAAATGTCCCTTTTTATCCTTTTCTTGTTGTTTACTTCATTGGTGGCCGCATCCCTTTTGTTGCATTATGGTTTTGATTTCTTCAACCTGATCCCACAGGGAACGGACAAGGGAATCACAGAAAAAGAGCACTTTTCCACCAACTATACTTTTTTCCTGAATTTGGCTTTTATGCTCCTATCTGGGCTGATGCTGTACTTCGGCTTTTTTAAATGGAAAAATGTAAAGCACCATAAAGAAATGGCACCCAAAAGCCCACTGTTGGAAAAAACATTGAAATGGATAGCCATCGTTTGCTATCTATGGCTTGCTGTTGGAATGATTTTAAAGTTTACGATTTAA
- a CDS encoding Gfo/Idh/MocA family protein, with protein sequence MNQKSNPSSRRNFIKNTAIASGIFIVPRHVLGGPGYLAPSDRLHLAAIGSGGKGTSDITNASVNGRERVVALCDVDFSGSAKSTVEKFPKAELFNDYREMLDKVKGIDAVTISTPDHVHGPAAAYAMERGKHVYVQKPLTHNIREARILTQMARDKQVVTQMGNQGGSNPLLGLVQKWVDSGALGRITKVEIWTNRPVWPQGYAMPEPDPASKPADLNWDLWLGPAPESPYIPNLHPFNWRGWWDYGTGALGDVGCHLIDIPYRTLNLKYPTAAECSVGTVFSQMWNPDYHPEGCPATSFITLNYEATDKTAAPLTMTWSDGGIRPSHPEIIPADSDIGGPGSYNGVLIHGEHGIISTNINDSSPLTPKLYMNNGVTEFGPEVEDMPEPEYGHQRKWVDACKAGFGSPEHLELTSSFDYAGPMTETVLMGNLAIRSYMLRRENAEGNMEFYGRKKLLWDGENMKITNFEDANQFVTRTYREGWKM encoded by the coding sequence ATGAATCAAAAATCCAACCCCTCAAGCAGAAGAAACTTTATAAAAAACACAGCAATCGCCTCAGGCATTTTTATTGTTCCACGCCATGTTTTGGGTGGCCCCGGTTATTTAGCACCCAGTGACCGCCTACATCTAGCGGCCATCGGTTCTGGTGGCAAAGGCACCAGCGATATTACCAATGCCTCTGTAAATGGACGTGAGCGGGTGGTAGCCCTTTGTGATGTTGACTTTTCAGGGTCTGCTAAAAGTACAGTGGAGAAATTTCCAAAAGCAGAGTTGTTCAATGATTATCGTGAGATGCTGGATAAGGTCAAAGGCATTGATGCCGTGACCATCAGTACCCCAGACCATGTGCACGGACCCGCGGCGGCCTATGCCATGGAACGTGGTAAACATGTGTATGTGCAAAAGCCATTGACGCATAACATTCGTGAAGCACGAATCTTGACCCAAATGGCTCGGGACAAACAGGTCGTGACCCAAATGGGGAATCAAGGTGGGTCTAATCCATTATTGGGTCTCGTGCAAAAATGGGTCGACTCTGGGGCTTTGGGAAGAATCACCAAGGTAGAGATTTGGACCAATCGCCCTGTATGGCCGCAAGGATACGCAATGCCAGAACCCGACCCAGCAAGCAAACCAGCAGATTTAAACTGGGATTTATGGTTGGGGCCGGCCCCTGAAAGTCCCTATATTCCAAACCTTCATCCGTTCAATTGGCGAGGTTGGTGGGATTACGGAACAGGCGCTTTGGGGGATGTAGGCTGCCACTTGATTGACATCCCGTACAGGACCTTAAACCTGAAATATCCAACGGCTGCAGAATGTAGTGTGGGAACCGTGTTTTCCCAAATGTGGAACCCGGATTACCATCCTGAAGGTTGTCCTGCCACCTCATTCATCACCCTGAATTACGAAGCCACGGACAAGACCGCTGCTCCGTTGACCATGACCTGGAGCGATGGAGGCATCCGTCCCTCACACCCTGAGATTATTCCTGCGGATAGCGATATTGGCGGACCCGGAAGTTACAACGGGGTGTTGATTCATGGGGAACATGGTATTATTTCCACCAACATCAATGATAGTTCGCCACTCACACCAAAATTGTATATGAACAATGGGGTAACTGAATTCGGTCCCGAAGTAGAGGATATGCCCGAACCGGAATATGGTCACCAGCGCAAATGGGTGGATGCCTGTAAAGCAGGTTTTGGTAGCCCGGAACATCTAGAGCTTACCTCCTCTTTTGATTATGCCGGCCCCATGACGGAAACCGTATTGATGGGTAATTTGGCCATTCGAAGCTATATGTTGCGAAGGGAAAATGCCGAAGGCAACATGGAATTCTATGGCCGCAAAAAACTGTTGTGGGATGGGGAAAATATGAAAATCACCAATTTTGAGGATGCCAACCAATTTGTCACCCGAACTTACCGCGAGGGATGGAAAATGTAG
- a CDS encoding DUF6090 family protein — protein sequence MLKFFRKIRQGLISNTATNGESNRFSKYLLYAIGEIVLVVIGILIALQINTWNEARKSKELELNVLAEISQNLGEDIISLENDVNLNEGAIKNVQAIKNALALNQPMTDSLQRRFGLITFNATYTLKWSGYKNLSNIGFHILTQDTIRESITNLYETHYSFIKEREAGAKKITYEYVAPRYLEYFKEIKIGESVGGSIQPKIYVPENFETLENDLEFRRLLDYTKQIKYDNLYDLQLTLKQIRDTKKMIDTYLRDNDFETHLNN from the coding sequence ATGCTTAAATTCTTTAGAAAAATACGGCAAGGGTTAATATCCAATACTGCTACCAATGGAGAATCAAACAGGTTCAGTAAATACTTGCTCTATGCCATTGGGGAGATTGTACTGGTGGTTATTGGTATTCTAATTGCACTTCAAATCAATACCTGGAATGAAGCAAGAAAATCTAAAGAATTGGAGCTGAATGTACTTGCCGAAATATCTCAAAATCTTGGCGAGGATATCATTTCACTGGAAAATGATGTGAACTTAAATGAAGGAGCCATTAAAAATGTGCAAGCTATTAAAAATGCTTTGGCTTTGAACCAACCTATGACCGATAGCTTGCAAAGACGGTTTGGTTTAATCACCTTCAACGCCACCTATACCTTAAAATGGAGCGGGTATAAAAATCTTTCCAATATTGGATTTCACATTTTAACCCAAGATACCATTCGGGAATCCATCACCAATTTATATGAAACCCACTATTCCTTCATAAAAGAACGTGAGGCGGGGGCCAAAAAGATAACCTACGAATATGTGGCTCCGCGTTACCTTGAATATTTCAAGGAAATAAAGATTGGCGAAAGTGTTGGAGGGTCAATTCAACCCAAAATCTATGTTCCCGAAAATTTTGAGACCCTAGAGAATGACCTTGAGTTTAGGCGTCTTTTGGATTACACCAAACAAATCAAATATGACAACTTATATGACCTGCAATTGACGCTGAAACAAATTAGAGACACCAAAAAAATGATAGATACGTATCTCAGGGATAATGATTTTGAAACACATCTGAACAACTGA
- a CDS encoding uracil-DNA glycosylase has translation MDVSIEPIWKAHLQPEFEKPYFQQLSDFVRQEYQKHTCYPKGKDIFAAFDHCPFRETKVVIIGQDPYHGPNQANGLCFSVKDGIPHPPSLVNIFKEIKVDVQKPYPKSGNLERWADQGVLLLNATLTVRAHNAGSHQNKGWEQFTDAVIKTVSGQLDGVVFLLWGGFAKKKSALIDKSKHHILTSGHPSPLSANRGLWFGNQHFSKTNSLLSKMGRISIEW, from the coding sequence ATGGATGTTTCCATTGAGCCAATTTGGAAAGCACATTTACAACCCGAATTCGAGAAGCCCTATTTTCAGCAATTGAGTGACTTTGTGCGACAAGAGTATCAAAAGCACACCTGTTACCCCAAGGGCAAGGATATTTTTGCGGCCTTTGACCATTGCCCATTTCGGGAAACAAAGGTTGTGATCATTGGTCAAGACCCCTACCACGGGCCCAATCAAGCCAATGGACTGTGTTTTTCGGTAAAGGATGGGATTCCGCACCCACCTTCGTTGGTGAATATTTTCAAGGAAATTAAAGTGGATGTGCAAAAACCCTATCCCAAGAGCGGTAATTTGGAACGATGGGCCGATCAAGGGGTTTTGTTGCTCAACGCCACATTAACGGTAAGGGCCCATAATGCGGGAAGCCACCAGAATAAAGGGTGGGAACAGTTCACGGATGCGGTGATCAAAACGGTTTCCGGTCAATTGGATGGTGTTGTTTTCTTGCTGTGGGGTGGATTTGCCAAAAAGAAATCAGCTTTAATAGACAAGAGCAAGCACCATATACTTACTTCCGGCCATCCTTCACCCTTAAGTGCCAATAGGGGACTGTGGTTTGGCAACCAGCATTTCAGCAAAACTAACAGTTTACTATCCAAAATGGGGAGAATATCCATAGAATGGTGA
- a CDS encoding tetratricopeptide repeat protein — MKHPKILFIALLVFPILGLCQNKIDSLSTLYNQSKAIDKKVDVLKQIFNIQLYVEPVKAKQVISELLEISRKENYTKGVATANYGLGSYHFITQAYDSATYYYRKALAISKENDLPDNLVGALSGLASVKASVGDYYGAIKLNDSLLPLFRANGDYLNYGVALGNTALYYNNMGQYDRAMEGYIAALAVLDTIAEEPFRRADILRGVGRINYDQENYETALDYFDQALSVYRQTEDNLYQSYTLNNMGNTYSSMGETEAAIEHYQKSLVISKAFNYEDNTANVLANLGSTYRDMGKYDLALEHLLKALEISKTGNSMDNVASQLGEIGKTYVDRNEISKGISYLNESIVLADSVNAKNYELWALAYRAEAHKKNNDYKLAFEDQKRYQALNDSLFNADKTKQIEQLRTLYETEQKEAEIALQEEEINTLNAQAKVDQLTKGLYAGGMASALALSGLLVFGFRQRMKKNRMAREKQEEIYKQEIEHKKKELASQTLHLVQKNTFIQELMENLESIKNSPEKFKMEFRRIVMLLKKENASDKDWEVFKTYFAEVHNDFDQKLKTLYSDISEKEIRLAAFLRMNLTTKEIAATLNVLPDSILKSKYRLKKKLGLDKETDLTTFLNTL, encoded by the coding sequence ATGAAACATCCGAAAATCCTTTTTATCGCTCTCTTGGTTTTTCCAATTCTAGGCTTGTGCCAAAATAAAATTGACAGTCTTTCTACCCTATACAACCAATCAAAAGCCATTGACAAAAAAGTTGATGTATTGAAACAAATCTTCAATATTCAATTATATGTGGAGCCTGTAAAAGCAAAACAAGTGATTAGCGAGCTCCTGGAAATTTCAAGAAAAGAAAACTATACAAAGGGAGTTGCCACTGCAAATTATGGATTGGGCAGTTACCATTTTATCACCCAAGCGTATGACAGTGCCACTTACTATTATAGAAAAGCCCTGGCGATAAGCAAGGAAAACGATTTGCCCGATAACTTAGTGGGTGCCTTATCTGGTTTAGCTTCGGTAAAGGCCAGTGTTGGGGACTATTATGGGGCCATAAAGCTCAATGATTCCCTTTTGCCCCTATTTAGAGCAAATGGTGACTATCTTAACTATGGCGTCGCACTTGGAAATACGGCGCTTTATTACAACAATATGGGACAATATGACCGAGCCATGGAAGGCTATATCGCAGCATTGGCCGTTTTGGACACCATAGCTGAAGAACCCTTCCGAAGAGCGGATATTTTAAGAGGTGTCGGACGTATAAATTATGATCAGGAAAATTATGAGACCGCATTGGATTACTTCGATCAAGCGCTTTCCGTATACCGCCAAACCGAAGACAATTTGTATCAATCCTACACGCTCAACAACATGGGCAATACCTATTCGTCCATGGGTGAAACCGAAGCCGCAATCGAGCACTATCAAAAAAGCTTGGTCATCAGCAAAGCGTTTAACTATGAAGACAACACAGCGAATGTACTGGCCAATTTAGGCTCTACATATAGGGACATGGGCAAGTACGACCTCGCATTGGAACATCTTTTGAAGGCATTGGAAATAAGCAAAACTGGAAACTCAATGGACAATGTGGCAAGTCAACTGGGGGAAATCGGAAAAACCTATGTGGATAGAAACGAAATCTCTAAAGGAATTTCATATTTGAATGAATCCATTGTGCTGGCTGATTCCGTCAATGCCAAAAACTATGAACTCTGGGCCTTGGCGTACAGAGCTGAAGCCCATAAAAAAAATAACGATTATAAATTGGCTTTTGAAGACCAAAAAAGATACCAGGCATTGAATGACAGTCTTTTTAATGCTGATAAAACAAAACAGATTGAACAGCTGAGAACCCTTTATGAAACAGAGCAAAAGGAAGCCGAGATTGCCTTACAAGAAGAGGAAATCAATACCCTGAACGCACAGGCCAAGGTAGACCAACTCACCAAAGGACTCTATGCCGGAGGTATGGCCTCTGCCCTAGCCCTTTCAGGGTTATTGGTCTTCGGCTTTCGCCAACGGATGAAGAAAAACCGCATGGCCCGCGAAAAACAGGAGGAAATCTACAAGCAGGAAATTGAACACAAAAAGAAGGAACTGGCCAGCCAAACCCTACATTTGGTACAAAAGAACACCTTTATCCAAGAGTTGATGGAAAACCTGGAGAGCATTAAAAACTCCCCGGAAAAATTCAAGATGGAATTTCGGCGGATTGTGATGCTGCTCAAAAAGGAAAATGCCTCCGACAAGGATTGGGAGGTCTTTAAAACCTATTTTGCCGAGGTGCACAACGACTTTGATCAAAAACTCAAGACGCTCTACTCCGATATTTCAGAGAAGGAAATCCGCTTGGCCGCCTTTCTTCGCATGAACCTTACCACCAAGGAAATTGCAGCTACGCTGAACGTACTTCCAGACAGTATTCTAAAATCCAAATA
- a CDS encoding DNA mismatch repair protein MutS, translated as MQKIHPKTLQDLEFPTVLQQVSTRCNTELGKEMALTITPIADKDILLEILGQTSEYLASYSNDNRIPNHGFDNINAELSLLKIENSTLEVSGFRKIGGICKTVAIHQKFLKKFKEYYPLLHKKVDALDANSEIPEAIDHVIDKFGEIKDSASNDLKHIRSQINEVMGKINQSFSSALTRYQSSDFLDDIRESVVENRRVLAVKAMHRRKVKGTVMGSSKTGSIVYIIPDTTVGYTRELNNLEFDEKEEIQRILNQLTDTIRPFAALLREYQSYLTDIDITAAKAKYGSEMNALLPEISEERELSLRDAYHPLLYLTNKRKNQKTWPQTIQLHKDNRIIVISGPNAGGKSITLKTIGLLQVMLQSGMLIPVHERSTVCLFDKILTDIGDNQSIENHLSTYSYRLKNMNQFLKRCNDKTLFLIDEFGTGSDPELGGALAEAFLEIFYEREAYGVITTHYANLKALADELPHATNANMRFNSQTLEPTFQLVLGEAGSSFTFEVAQKNGIPYSLINKAKKKIERGKVRFDATIAKLQKERNKMVQTGSKLKEEESKAREEADKLEQLNSKIKSKLESYQELYDHNQRMIQLGNKVNKAAEQYFINNKKRPLISELLRIVETENSKRKKTTARKAKEKQKQQQQVAQELEQKMVKVREEKKVEKKKAIQKEKNKPRPVFKIGDRVRLMDGKAVGSIDTLEKGKAVVNYGMFTTNVSVDQLELVEAKK; from the coding sequence ATGCAAAAGATTCACCCTAAAACTCTTCAGGATTTAGAATTTCCAACGGTACTACAGCAGGTTTCAACCCGTTGCAACACCGAATTGGGCAAGGAAATGGCATTGACCATAACTCCCATTGCAGACAAGGATATTTTGTTGGAGATCTTGGGGCAGACCTCGGAGTATTTGGCATCCTACTCCAATGACAACCGTATTCCCAACCACGGATTCGACAATATCAATGCCGAACTGTCCCTGCTAAAGATTGAAAACAGCACTTTGGAAGTTTCTGGGTTTAGAAAGATTGGAGGTATTTGTAAAACCGTGGCCATCCACCAGAAATTCCTGAAAAAATTCAAGGAATACTATCCATTACTGCATAAAAAAGTGGATGCACTGGATGCCAACAGCGAAATTCCGGAGGCCATTGATCATGTCATTGATAAATTTGGCGAAATCAAGGATTCCGCTTCCAACGATTTAAAACACATTCGCTCCCAAATCAATGAGGTAATGGGTAAAATCAACCAAAGTTTCTCCTCAGCCTTAACTCGGTATCAATCCTCCGACTTTTTGGACGATATCCGGGAATCTGTTGTGGAAAACCGAAGGGTTTTGGCGGTAAAGGCTATGCACCGCCGTAAAGTGAAAGGCACGGTAATGGGCAGCTCCAAGACCGGAAGTATTGTCTATATTATTCCCGATACTACGGTGGGCTATACCCGTGAGCTCAACAATTTGGAGTTTGATGAAAAAGAGGAAATCCAACGTATTCTCAATCAGCTTACCGATACGATTCGCCCTTTTGCCGCATTGCTCAGGGAATACCAATCGTATCTGACCGATATCGACATTACTGCGGCCAAGGCCAAATATGGTTCGGAGATGAATGCGTTGTTACCGGAAATCAGTGAGGAGCGAGAATTATCTCTACGGGATGCTTACCATCCTCTCCTTTATTTGACCAACAAGCGTAAGAACCAAAAAACGTGGCCGCAGACCATCCAACTACATAAAGACAACCGAATCATCGTCATTTCGGGGCCTAATGCGGGTGGTAAGAGTATCACGCTAAAGACCATTGGGCTGCTGCAGGTGATGCTCCAAAGCGGTATGTTGATTCCAGTTCATGAACGCAGTACCGTTTGTCTTTTTGATAAAATATTGACTGATATTGGTGACAATCAATCCATTGAAAATCATTTAAGTACATATAGTTACCGTTTAAAGAACATGAATCAGTTCTTAAAACGGTGTAACGACAAAACCCTGTTCCTTATTGATGAATTTGGCACGGGTAGTGACCCCGAATTGGGCGGTGCTTTAGCCGAGGCCTTCTTGGAAATCTTCTATGAACGAGAAGCATACGGCGTTATCACTACCCACTACGCCAACCTCAAAGCTTTGGCTGACGAACTGCCCCATGCCACCAATGCCAATATGCGCTTCAATTCCCAAACCTTGGAACCCACCTTTCAATTGGTGTTGGGCGAAGCGGGAAGTTCGTTTACGTTTGAAGTGGCCCAAAAGAACGGCATCCCCTACTCGTTGATCAACAAGGCCAAGAAAAAAATAGAACGTGGTAAGGTTCGGTTTGATGCTACCATTGCCAAATTGCAGAAAGAGCGCAATAAAATGGTCCAAACGGGTTCCAAATTAAAGGAAGAAGAATCCAAAGCCCGAGAAGAAGCCGATAAGCTAGAACAACTGAATTCCAAGATCAAGTCCAAACTGGAGAGCTATCAAGAGTTGTACGATCACAACCAACGGATGATCCAATTGGGCAATAAAGTGAACAAGGCTGCGGAGCAATACTTCATCAACAACAAAAAACGCCCCCTGATTTCTGAACTGCTCCGCATTGTGGAAACGGAAAACAGCAAACGTAAAAAAACCACTGCACGCAAGGCGAAAGAAAAGCAAAAACAGCAACAACAAGTCGCCCAAGAACTGGAACAGAAAATGGTGAAAGTTCGAGAAGAAAAAAAGGTTGAAAAGAAAAAGGCCATCCAAAAAGAGAAAAACAAACCCAGACCCGTCTTTAAAATTGGGGACCGCGTCCGGCTCATGGACGGAAAGGCAGTGGGCAGCATCGATACTTTGGAAAAAGGAAAGGCTGTGGTAAATTACGGGATGTTCACGACCAATGTAAGCGTAGATCAATTGGAGTTGGTGGAGGCTAAAAAATAA